One region of Eupeodes corollae chromosome 1, idEupCoro1.1, whole genome shotgun sequence genomic DNA includes:
- the LOC129953897 gene encoding ATP-dependent (S)-NAD(P)H-hydrate dehydratase, with translation MIKSALRWGQIEQILKYSSNQSIISQIKPRNKSSNMTQLVEASVDTNKLLRLARLVVPSLGNGKHKGQAGRIGVIGGSLEYTGAPYFAAISALKVGADLVHVFCQREAASVIKSYSPELIVHPLLDLEDAVSQIEPWLERLHVLVIGPGLGRERNIFETVSQIIESCRAVSKPLIIDADGLHLISGNRDLIKDYNGVILTPNAREFEVLFGDSPDTIEENMKSLGNGITVMRKGARDKIYITNTVEIYQLGTGGSGRRCGGQGDLLSGSLATFYHWALESNQTNPTFISTFASSFLTKQCNSYAFKKFGRSMVTGDMINEIHNVFEDFFE, from the exons ATGATTAAAAGTGCACTCCGCTGGGGCCAAAtagaacaaatattaaaatattcctCAAACCAATCCATAATAAGCCAAATTAAACCCAGAAATAAATCCTCAAATATGACTCAATTAGTTGAGGCTTCAGTGGACACAAACAAATTGTTACGTTTAGCCAGACTTGTAGTGCCTTCTCTGGGCAATGGCAAACACAAAGGCCAAGCAGGAAGGATAGGAGTTATTGGTGGCTCACTGGAGTACACAGGAGCGCCTTATTTTGCAGCTATTAGTGCCTTAAAGGTCGGGGCTGATTTGGTGCATGTATTTTGCCAACGCGAAGCAGCCAGTGTTATCAAATCATATAGCCCCGAGCTGATAGTTCATCCCCTGTTGGACTTGGAAGATGCTGTTAGTCAAATCGAGCCATGGTTGGAGCGTTTACATGTTTTG gTGATAGGACCAGGACTTGGACGTGAGCGGAATATATTCGAAACGGTTAGCCAAATTATTGAATCTTGTAGAGCAGTCTCCAAGCCTCTAATCATCGATGCTGATGGTCTTCACTTAATCAGTGGTAATCGGGACCTCATAAAAGACTACAATGGCGTAATTCTAACCCCTAATGCCAGAGAATTTGAGGTTCTCTTTGGGGATTCGCCAGATACCATTGAAGAAAACATGAAAAGCCTAGGAAATGGAATAACAGTAATGCGGAAAGGCGCTCGCGATAAGATATACATAACAAATACCGTTGAAATTTATCAACTTGGTACAGGCGGTTCGGGCAGACGATGTGGAGGACAAGGAGACTTGCTGAGCGGTTCTCTTGCCACTTTCTACCACTGGGCACTGGAATCGAATCAGACCAATCCAACATTTATTTCTACATTTGCAAGTAGTTTCTTAACCAAACAGTGCAATTCGTATGCATTCAAGAAATTCGGTCGTAGTATGGTTACGGGTGATATGATCAATGAAATTCATAACGTATTTGAGGACTTCTTCGAGTGA